The region CAAAATGCTCATGACTTTAGATGGTCAACTTAAACCGGAAACTGAAGGAACCGCCATCATTGCCGGGCATCGTAACGGCATGATTTGGACCCAGACCACTAAGGGCTGGAAACAGCAATCCAAAAAAGGATTAAAAGGTGTTATCAAAAGCGGAAAATATGAAAAATTCTGTAAGACTTTGATCACCGTGGGTAAACCTGACGGCAACTTTAATAAAGTCTTGGGACAGCGTCTGGAAATTATGCCGCTGAGCGATCCAACCCAAGCCAAAGTAGGTGACGAAATTGAATTTCAGACCTTACTGGACGGCAAGCCTGCTTCAGTTGAAAACATGGTTGCCACTTATGACGGCTTCAGCCTGACCCCTAACACCTTCGCATACATTACCGAACCATACGGTAATGGAATAACCAAACTGAAAATTACTGCACCCGGAACATGGATGGTCCGCGTACAGCATACTGATGCTGTCCCCACAGCTGATTATAACAGCCACGTGATGCGTTCTGTGCTGGTCTTTGAAGTAAAATAAAATGATGTATAGAAAAATATTACCGGCCGTGATTCTTATCGCGGTCGGCATTTTATATAGTGGTAATGTTGCCTGGGCTCACGGGGTTTCTTACGAAATGGTAGAGAATTCAGCTGCTGTTACGTTTAAATCCGGTTTTTCAAATGGTTCGCCCATTGCCTACGGTGAAGTGCTTATCTACGCCCCTGATAACGCAGATATAGAATTTCAAAACGGCCGGACAGACAGAAATGGAATTTTCTCATTTCTGCCGGACAAGCCCGGAATATGGAAAATTGAGGTCGACGGAGGACTCGGTCACAAACTTATTTTCACTGTAAATGTTGCCGAATCTGAAAAAAAAGATCTTACCGCCCAAACTATAAAAGATCCGTTGCAGGCATCCATGAGCATAAAAGTCCTGCTGGGCATAAGCCTTATTTTCAATCTTTGTCTTGCCGCAAGTTACATCCGTAAAAAGAAAATTAGGCGCTTACATAAAGATTAGAGACAATAATAACCGGGGAAAATATACACACCGTTGGCTTGCATCCAGAACCCCTGTTTGCCATTCTTACTTTCATAAAGTCTGCTCAAGCCTGCACGGATGTATACTTCATGCCCCCCGGCGAGGAGAGCGCTGAGTTCATCAAGACGGTCTTGAAGTACATACTTCATAGCCATACGATGAAAACAGAGATCAGCGATGGGTGTGTGCCTGTACTGTACACCGGACTTATCAGTAAAACCAAGTCTCAGCTTCATCTCTCCACTCGAATGGATGACTGAAACACTTACGGATTTAGGTTCAACTCGGATAGTCCGAATGGAGTGGGAGCAAGGAGACTCCACAGGTACACACCTGTTTTTGGGGGTAACTATGCCTTCAAAGGCTTCATTTATGGAATCGACTGCACTACGTTCAAGAAGATCTTTAAATGAATCCTCGTCCACGCAATCCAGCCAGACATCATTTTCAAATTTACAATCCTCGACATGCGGGTAGTTTGCATCCTCACTGGGGACAACATCGGCGGAAACAATAATGCCCGGGCGAATATTCCTAAACTCTACAAAAGCAAGATTTTCATATGGCAGGGGGCGATAACATATACAGTTATCCTCATCCAGCAAGGCCATACAAACATTATCGCTATCATTAAATCTCGTTAAATCGGTCAAAATCAACATGTAAGAATCCTTTCACGCTAAAAATAATACCAGTGATCAACTTCCCATCTCAGAAAGCACAAATAATCTAAAAAAGTCAAGCAGATCAACACACGAGACAGATATAAGTAAACATCAAATAACTCAAACGGAATACAAATCAGAACAAAATAAGTACGAATTTTCCGAATTCCAATCCAAAAATATCGATGAACAATACCCTCTGAGTTTACATATAGATGTGGCTATCTTCTGTGCAATTAAAACGAAAGCGGAGCCTCTACGACTCCGCTTTCTTAAATTATTCCTGCATTACCTGTCCTGCCTGACTGACCACCTCCTGCATCTGAGCCGGGGTTAGGCCGGATTGCGAAATATCTTTTATTATACCTGACCCTAATGAAGCAGCCTGTAAACTCTGCTGCAACTGCTGCTGTTTCATTGCCATTTCACGGCGCGTGTTACGGAATTTTTCCACTTCATCGCCGGAACGGACAATACCGGTAGGCACCCCGATAAGTTCCGCGTAGTCATCCACAGCCCGGTCCATGTCCACTTTATCAAGCACTTCGGGATTAGCCTGCGCCAGATCACCAACAAAACTAGCCAGCGACAAAAGAGACTGGGTTCCGACCATCTTCTGTGCCTGCGCGAGGACGGAAATGTAATCAATTTTAAGATCTGATCCTTCAAGTACAGAAGGAGGCTCAGGCAACTGCCCGGCACGATGCAGAATGCCGAAAACCCTGTCTAGCAAAGGATCAAGCAACTCGGTATGCTGACGCTCGATTACCGGACCGAGCTGGATCAGTTTTTCCTCGTGCCGTTCTGCAACCTCGGCGGCAGTTATTGTCCTACGATTGGAACCGGCCATCATCATAAAGATGTCATTGTAAAAACCTTCACGGATAGCGGTACGAACGTCCTGAATTTTGTTGCTCACACCGGCAAGGTCCGGTCGCACCTGATAAAGCGGTGAGACAGAATCCTGCTGATTCTGCTCCACCGGATTCTGTCCACCGGGTAACAAGTTCAACCGCCTTGAGTACATGGAAGGAACCTTCATAGGTGGCCTTAAAGTCAAATGAACAGCCTGAATCTGACTTTTACTCATCTCCATGAGCATTTTAACATCGGCCAGAACATCCATGGCCGGAGAGCGCCCGTACACATCCATCGCCGCCGTATCCCAGCGGGGGGCCATGTATGGATTTTCCACAAACCCACTCTCGGAAAGCACGTGCCCGCCATGCCCGTTAAGCAGGAAGACTGATTCATAAGGCATGTTCATGATATCCATACGGTCCACATCGAACTCAGCGCGCGGCTGAACAACGTGCAGCACATCGAACCAGGAATCACGGTTTACATTTAAACTGGTAAGCACTGAAGCAGGGAGATTTTCTCTGCCGAATCTACTCTCGATCTGGCGTGCGGTCATTTTAAATTCCCGATAAACGGAATCAACACGCCCTTGTGCATCAGTTGCCAGACAATATTCCCCAGCGGTTAGAGTACGAAAACGAATCCCACGCTCATCGTCCGGTTCACAATAGAGAATTCCTGTTCCGAAACCGGACAGCTCCGTATACAACGAATGTATGCAGGAATAAAAATTACTGCGGGCCAAAGCGCGATACATGGTATTTTCCACCTTGGAAACCCACTCCCGCACCGACTTATGACGGGCAAGATCTCGATCGGAAATCCCCAGCCTGAACCACGGCCTCGCCGGAGAAGTAAGTCCTCCCTGCAACCCTGCCGCCAGAATTCGCAAAGATCTGGTTGCTGTTGAATCAATAATTTTACCGGATCTTGTACGTCCGTCATTGGGACGGTGTCCGGCATAAATTCCCTTACGGGGCAGGATGTAATCGCTGATTTCCTGCCAATGCGATTCCCACGAGCTGCGTTCCTGACGCAAACCCTGTAATCTTCTTAAATATTTATTTTTTTCAATATCTTTCATATAATTTCTTATTTACCTTTTGCTTTACCGACCCCGACACTTTCTACTCTCCGGCAATGCGGACAATTTTTTTACATTTAGGGCATTTTACCTGAACCTCTATGATTTTACCTTTCAGCAAAAGCCTGCGACATACCGGGCAGCGATACTCAATCATTTCATTACTCCTTTGGAACGTTTCAAAATTTCCTGGCTGATCTTGGCCTTGGACATAACCCCTTCCGGCCCGGTCAAAATGGTTTTCGTACGACCTAACGCATGTACCTGCCTCATTCTTCCCTCAGTCTTTTTGCGAAGTGCCACTTTTGCATCGAACTCCGCATTCTGACGGTCAATTTCACGTTTGCGAATGTCATTTGGATGCAACCACTCTCCCTCAATCTTGCTGTAGCCGGCATTGCGCATCTCAGTCGGTGTGTACCAATGACCGGTTTGACCGGAAAAGGTCCAATCATCCGGAGCACGCCAGTCAGCCGGAGCATTCAATCCTTTCGAGTTTGAAGTAGGATTTGTACCGTAGTTGAAGCGATACCATTTAAAATACCCGTTAAAACCGGGGGATCCGTTGTCGAACCAAACCTTAGACTGCCCTTCCTTTGCCTTAGCCAGCTCAGGTCTGTAATAATTTGCCATGCTCTTCTCCTACTGCCCCAGTTTCGTTTTTTGAGCCTTTAAGTTCTGAGTAGCTGTTGCCAACTGCCCGGTATCACCCTGCCCGCTGGTCAAAACGGTTGCGCTGCGCCCTTTTTTCAAACGTTGCATCTCGCGCATTTTCTTTGCTTTAAGTTCCTGTTCACTCTTACCGATGTCTTCCATCTTCGGCGGCTCTGGGGCCGGGGTCACCGGTGGTGCCGGTGGTGGTGTAACTGGTGCTGAAGGTGCTTTTCCTCCTCCGCCTCCCATAATCATTCTCCTTTGCTAAAAATTTCTGTTTTGGACACTTGGTCCGAATTATTCCTCACCGCACAAAAAATAGCGGCGTCCACACTTTTATCTTCCGCTGCCAGATAAGCGGCCCGAGGAAGAATTCCCACTTTACTGAAACCGGACTTTTCCGCCATTCGACAGGCCAGAGGATTGGTCACCGGAATCAGTCCTTTTATACAGTCAAATATATAATCTCCTGCCACGTCAGTTACTGACAACAAATGTCGCAATCCGCCGCGCCCCATCTGTAAAGTTCCCTGCCCATGAAAACAGGGCATAGTAGCGATATGCACGAAACACGATTTAGGAGAAAAGCCGTTCAGCCAAAACAATCCTGCAGGCTGCCTATCCTTGAATGCGAAAAAGAAATGCTGGTCCTCCCGATGCACCAACCCTTTAAAGTCTTGAAAAGATTCAATTGTTCCGTCATAAAAAATAACCGGGAGATGCCCGGCTTCGCGCATGATTTCCCAAAACCAGCGCAAATGCCCTTCCGTAAGGTAATCGTGACCGTCAAGATCCCTGAATTTATAGAAGGTAAAACCTCCTTCAACCTCAAATCCGTACATCAGACCGCTCCAGTAAAAATGTCATAATCCATCAGTCCCTGAATCTCCTGCTGCTGTTCAAGCACATGCTGCGGCTTAGGAAAAACTACCCCCAAAGACGGGTCCAGAATTCGAGCCATACAATCCAGCATGTCATCATGCGGAGCCACCGGAAAAGCGAGATATTCATCATCAATAAACTCACGTACGAGGTCACGTTCGCGGCCTTGATGATCCATAAACCTGGCCTGCCACGGAAGGTAAAACCGAGACTGTTCAAACAGCGGAACCAGCTTGCGAATACGGTCTGTCTTAGGCACATTTCCGCCCAGCGGAACTATGGGAAAGCGGTAATTCTGCTCATTCATCACATACTGCATGTGCTCAACATCAGCCTGTTGTCCGTACTTTTCATACCCGACAGCCAAAGGTGAATATGATCGATGCAGGCGAAACAATGCCCTTGCCCGCTCCGTAAGATTGAGCCTGTCACGGATGCCGTCTATGAGGTAATAATTCCGGTCCGGTCCCAGCCCTACAACCAGCATGACCGTATAGTCACTGCCGGATTTCTTTTCACTGGCCGGGTCCACCAGAAGATAGCGGTTGAAATTCTGCCAACGTGTATTTCCTTTAAGATCATGCGGATCCCACCTGCTAAGCCATTCCTCACGGAACCCCTGCACATCATCAGCGCGCGGATCCTGCATCATCTGGCAGCCGAACACATAAGGTCCCATTTCGCGACGTTTGGTCTGCAACTGCTCTTTCGTCAGCAATACCGGCTCGCCGTCCATGGTTCCATCTGCTGTCGCAGGATAAACACGTGGTATGGCGGCATTCCGTCTCATAATTTCGCGGTAAGTATCGTTAAAATGATAACGTGTGCCGATATAGCGTTTAATCCCTTCACGGGTACCGAGGTTCACAGACAGCGCCCAGGCTTCAGTCGTCTTGAAGATCATATCCGGGGATGAAACTGATTCGCGAGTCACAACATCATCATATATCAGCCGGGAAAAATGTTTACCGGTAGGTTGTCCGTCCACCAGTCCCCAAGCCTCGACCGTGGCCTCCTTCGGATTGGATTTTCGTTTGACGATTATCCCGTCTTCTTCCGACCATTTAGGAGAATCCTTTTTCGGATTGGCCCAGAGCACATCGGGGTAACATTGTTTAAGCAATTCATTGCGCTCGAATTCCTGTTTAATCTGGCGCAGAAAACCCTTTGCTACCGGCCGGGTGTGACTGAAAATTCCGACGGAGACTTCCGGGTCGCGTAAAATATCCTGAATTGTCAGGGCAAAAGTGATGATGGTCGACTTATAGTGTTCACGTGACCAGAGATCGAGATGCCCATCGGGGTTAGCCTGCACTTCACGACAGCGCTCGAAAACCCATTCACGATTCGCATCGCCGCGCCCAAGCAAACGAGTCAGCAGAAAAAATAAATCACTGCGTCCGAGTTCGGCCATAACCTGTAAGGCCTGTTTGCGCTTTTCAGCTTCGCGCAAAATTTCAGCATACCATTTATTTGCGTTGTCCAGATCCATAAACTTCATCAAGTTTCTCCCTTAGCTCCGGGCTGATGGCGCAGTTTTTGTTAGCACCTTTTGCTGTACCCTCCTTTTTGATGTCTCCTATACCCCAGGCTTTGCGTTCCATATCGTGCCGTTTATGCATGATATCTAGTTTGGCCTTCAGATCTTTGACCATATCGGAATCATCTCCCTCTACTGCCAGCGCGAAAACCTCCCGGAACCGATCCAGCTCCTCTTTCTGTTTTTTAATGACTTCATTTTTCGTCATTTTTTACTAGCTCCAAATTCCATGTTAAATTAATGCGCGGAGCGCTTTTATCAGTCCACAACATACCCACACAGTGTCCTGTTATTTGATTGGCCGCTGACGAATTTTCTTGCAAGAAGGTCATCATGACTAATGCTCTATTTCTTTTTTTGAAATACAAACTCGTTGATTAACTTTGCTGATACATTTGCTGCAAAGTCTTTCTTCGCGAATAAAACTAATGCCCTTAAATACAATTTTAAATCTGAATGGTTCCAACGCATCCATTCGTCCACAGCGGTCACAACTTTCACCATTGAATATGCTACCTATAAATGTTGAAGCCTCCGCAATTCTGAGCGAACTCATCATTTGAACGCCTCATAAACAACTCGTCCGGCTACCCCGGCGACTACAGCAGCAGTGCCCCAAACGGCCCTTTCAAGGTTACGAAATTTTTCGGCATGAGTATGACAACGCCGTGCTCCGTTAATTTCAGCAATATCCTCCTGAATAGATTTCACGCGTTCATCTATGCGGATCAGCAGATCCTGTAATTCACTCCTTTCATCGGTCATTTTTTTCCACTCCATGTTTTTGCAACTTTTTCGGCACTACGCCCGACAACATATCCTCCAAGACCAAGTTCCATCAGCGACCAAAGCTGCATAGGCAATTCAAGGCTGGGTGCCTTGTCCCAGAACAAAGTTAGGTACGGATAAACGAGATAATTATTTGCAACGATTGCAATAATGGTCAGCATCAGGATAGGTCGCCATGAACGCTGCAACCAGTTTCCGGACAATTCCGCGAGCATAACTTGTACACGTGCCTCAAGGTCTGCGAGCTCTCCCTTATTCTGCAGTTCCATGAGACGCAGTTTGGCCTTTTCGCGCTCACCGGCGTCGGGCCAGATTTTGTCGATTATAGTCGAACCTAAATCGAGAATTGAACCGATCATTTCGTCACCTCAACTATGCCCCTATGGCCTTGACCACCTGAGTAGCTGTAAGTAGGGCGCATTTTCAGACGTTTATAATCGATCAATGAGTTCCCGAATTCCAACCATTCGGGGTGATCATCAATAAACGATGCATAATTTTTGATTGTTCGCCTCGTTTCCAGCGGATAAAGCGCGGCGAGAGTTTCTGCCTTAATTTCTTTCATTATTTCGTCCTCCTTTACCTATAAGATAATTGGCAGGGCGGACCTGAGTCAGATGACTCGGGTCCGCCCTGAGAACTTTTTCAAAATTAAGACAAAAAAAAATCCTCTCCGGATTAAACCGAAGAGGATTTCTAAAAATTGCAAATAATATTTTTTTAAGATTAAGTATTAAGTAGGCGTACCGCACACAAAAATTCTTCAACACCTTCAACATCAATCCCTAAGCAACATGAGCTCCTCATTGATCTCAGCAGAATATTTTCATCCCCAGCTCAGAAGATGTAGTCACCCGAGTCTATTTCACAGGATAGATCCCACAAGCGACAGATCATCTATGCGGCTGTAGACCAGTATATTTTCCATTTAATCGTCAGACGCAAGAAAGCCCCCTTGAGTTAACAAGGGGGCTTTGAAATAAAAGCTTGCGACGACCTACTTTCCCACTAGCTACCTAGCAGTATCATCGGCGATGGAGAGCTTAACTTCCGAGTTCGGAATGGGGTCGGGTGTGACCTCTCCTCAGTGGTCGCAAGCAAATTTGCTTGCTTCGATGAGCAAAATATATGGTTTTAATAGAGAAGAATTACCTTAACTTAGTTAAAGTTAAGGGAAGAGAAGAAAAATAAGTCGCACGATTTATTAGTACCGGTCAGCTGAATGTGTTGCCACACTTACACCTCCGGCCTATCAACCAGGTGGTCTACCTGGAATCTTTAGATGCTAAAGCATAGGGATAACTTATCTTGAGGCAGGCTTCCCGCTTAGATGCTTTCAGCGGTTATCCCTTCCGAACTTAGCTACCCTGCAATGCCACTGGCGTGACAACAGGAACACCATAGGTTCGTCCACCCCGGTCCTCTCGTACTAGGGACAGACCCTCTTCAATTATCCTACGCCCACGGTAGATAGGGACCAAACTGTCTCACGACGTTTTAAACCCAGCTCGCGTACCACTTTAATCGGCGAACAGCCGAACCCTTGGGACCTGCTTCAGCCCCAGGATGTGATGAGCCGACATCGAGGTGCCAAACCGCGCCGTCGATGTGAACTCTTGGGCGCGATCAGCCTGTTATCCCCGGCGTACCTTTTATCCTATGAGCGATGGCCCTTCCATGCGGGACCACCGGATCACTAAGACCAACTTTCGTTCCTGCTCGAGATGTCTCTCTTACAGTCAAGCTCCCTTATGCCTTTGCACTCAACGGCTGGTTTCCAATCAGCCTGAGGGAACCTTTGCAAGCCTCCGTTACTTTTTGGGAGGCGACCGCCCCAGTCAAACTACCCACCAGACACTGTCTCCAAGCCGGATAACGGCGTTGGATTAGAATTCAAAACTATCAAGGGTGGT is a window of Maridesulfovibrio sp. DNA encoding:
- a CDS encoding DUF4198 domain-containing protein, translated to MKFNKPFALLLSCIFTVLLCSTAFAHEFIIKPVQLDVEKNHVVPFSVVSAHVFMISEEMEPIDQVEAKLVTADKTTPLKLNENKMLMTLDGQLKPETEGTAIIAGHRNGMIWTQTTKGWKQQSKKGLKGVIKSGKYEKFCKTLITVGKPDGNFNKVLGQRLEIMPLSDPTQAKVGDEIEFQTLLDGKPASVENMVATYDGFSLTPNTFAYITEPYGNGITKLKITAPGTWMVRVQHTDAVPTADYNSHVMRSVLVFEVK
- a CDS encoding portal protein, which encodes MKDIEKNKYLRRLQGLRQERSSWESHWQEISDYILPRKGIYAGHRPNDGRTRSGKIIDSTATRSLRILAAGLQGGLTSPARPWFRLGISDRDLARHKSVREWVSKVENTMYRALARSNFYSCIHSLYTELSGFGTGILYCEPDDERGIRFRTLTAGEYCLATDAQGRVDSVYREFKMTARQIESRFGRENLPASVLTSLNVNRDSWFDVLHVVQPRAEFDVDRMDIMNMPYESVFLLNGHGGHVLSESGFVENPYMAPRWDTAAMDVYGRSPAMDVLADVKMLMEMSKSQIQAVHLTLRPPMKVPSMYSRRLNLLPGGQNPVEQNQQDSVSPLYQVRPDLAGVSNKIQDVRTAIREGFYNDIFMMMAGSNRRTITAAEVAERHEEKLIQLGPVIERQHTELLDPLLDRVFGILHRAGQLPEPPSVLEGSDLKIDYISVLAQAQKMVGTQSLLSLASFVGDLAQANPEVLDKVDMDRAVDDYAELIGVPTGIVRSGDEVEKFRNTRREMAMKQQQLQQSLQAASLGSGIIKDISQSGLTPAQMQEVVSQAGQVMQE
- a CDS encoding Com family DNA-binding transcriptional regulator, producing the protein MIEYRCPVCRRLLLKGKIIEVQVKCPKCKKIVRIAGE
- a CDS encoding aminobutyrate aminotransferase; translated protein: MANYYRPELAKAKEGQSKVWFDNGSPGFNGYFKWYRFNYGTNPTSNSKGLNAPADWRAPDDWTFSGQTGHWYTPTEMRNAGYSKIEGEWLHPNDIRKREIDRQNAEFDAKVALRKKTEGRMRQVHALGRTKTILTGPEGVMSKAKISQEILKRSKGVMK
- a CDS encoding GNAT family N-acetyltransferase encodes the protein MYGFEVEGGFTFYKFRDLDGHDYLTEGHLRWFWEIMREAGHLPVIFYDGTIESFQDFKGLVHREDQHFFFAFKDRQPAGLFWLNGFSPKSCFVHIATMPCFHGQGTLQMGRGGLRHLLSVTDVAGDYIFDCIKGLIPVTNPLACRMAEKSGFSKVGILPRAAYLAAEDKSVDAAIFCAVRNNSDQVSKTEIFSKGE
- a CDS encoding holin family protein; the protein is MIGSILDLGSTIIDKIWPDAGEREKAKLRLMELQNKGELADLEARVQVMLAELSGNWLQRSWRPILMLTIIAIVANNYLVYPYLTLFWDKAPSLELPMQLWSLMELGLGGYVVGRSAEKVAKTWSGKK